From Deferrisoma camini S3R1, the proteins below share one genomic window:
- a CDS encoding phosphatidylglycerophosphatase A family protein → MDLWTLAASGLGLGRLPRAPGTWATLGAVPLVWALGRLPWPAQVGLFLACLPVAAAVCGRAARRAGVHDPPWVVLDEVMGYWVAVLGLAPSPLVLAAGFVCFRAFDILKPPPIRWFDRRIGGGWGILLDDVAAGLVTRAILEALGRWGLL, encoded by the coding sequence ATGGACCTCTGGACCCTGGCCGCGTCGGGCCTGGGCCTGGGCCGGCTCCCCCGGGCGCCCGGCACCTGGGCCACCCTGGGGGCGGTTCCCCTGGTGTGGGCCCTGGGCCGGCTCCCTTGGCCTGCCCAAGTCGGCCTGTTCCTCGCATGCCTGCCGGTGGCCGCGGCCGTGTGCGGCCGGGCGGCACGTCGGGCCGGCGTCCACGACCCGCCCTGGGTGGTGCTGGACGAGGTCATGGGGTACTGGGTGGCCGTGCTGGGCCTCGCTCCGTCCCCGCTCGTGCTTGCGGCCGGCTTTGTGTGCTTCCGGGCCTTTGATATACTCAAGCCCCCCCCGATCCGGTGGTTCGACCGCCGCATCGGGGGGGGATGGGGCATCCTCCTCGACGACGTGGCCGCGGGCCTGGTCACGCGGGCGATCCTGGAGGCCCTGGGCCGCTGGGGCCTTCTCTGA
- a CDS encoding HD domain-containing phosphohydrolase — translation MEASTRTPPDPPRVLVVDDEDDITGVLADILEEQGYAVDVASDGDEAWERAQEDPYDVVIIDLKMPRMGGLELLREIRRAEHPSIVIMMTGFATVETAIEALKIGAYDYILKPFKVGELLQVVERAMEKIRLEAENLHLREQIALLKLSEAVSSSLSLDEVLRIVVEAACREVGADAVELWFRPPKADGFTRRIGLGPEGETPALLAAPDRIEALVNGLPHLRLQGERLQELLSNEARGRVGTLLAVPLRRGGQTLGLLNAYSRRKRDPFRPRDEKALVVLGDRATASLENALLYADLESTFRETIQGLALALETKDAYTHGHSENVTRLAVATARQMGLDPDFCETLRQAGLLHDIGKIGISSSILNKPGRLTPEEYEIIKSHPAMGRRILEPISFLREVVPIVYHHHERFDGEGYPEGLAGEEIPLASRVMAVADTYDAMTSDRAYRRGLSHDVAVAELDRCAGTQFDPECVRAFLAAHSEPNRKP, via the coding sequence ATGGAAGCATCCACGCGAACCCCACCCGATCCCCCCCGGGTCCTGGTGGTGGACGACGAAGACGACATCACCGGCGTGCTGGCTGACATCCTCGAGGAGCAGGGCTACGCGGTGGACGTGGCGTCCGACGGGGACGAGGCATGGGAGCGCGCCCAGGAGGATCCGTACGACGTGGTCATCATCGACCTGAAGATGCCCCGGATGGGCGGCCTGGAGCTGCTGCGGGAGATCCGCCGGGCCGAGCATCCGTCCATCGTGATCATGATGACCGGGTTCGCCACGGTGGAGACCGCGATCGAGGCCCTGAAGATCGGGGCGTACGACTACATCCTGAAGCCCTTCAAGGTGGGGGAGCTCCTCCAGGTGGTGGAGCGGGCCATGGAGAAGATCCGGCTCGAGGCCGAGAACCTTCACCTGCGGGAGCAGATCGCCCTTCTGAAGCTGAGCGAGGCGGTCTCGTCGAGCCTGTCTCTGGACGAGGTGCTCCGCATCGTGGTGGAGGCGGCCTGCCGGGAGGTGGGGGCCGACGCCGTGGAGCTGTGGTTCCGGCCGCCCAAGGCCGACGGGTTCACCCGCCGGATCGGGCTGGGGCCGGAGGGCGAGACGCCCGCGCTGCTCGCCGCGCCGGATCGGATCGAGGCCCTGGTCAATGGCCTGCCCCACCTCCGGCTCCAGGGGGAAAGGCTCCAGGAGCTCCTCTCGAACGAGGCCCGGGGCCGGGTCGGCACCCTGCTGGCGGTCCCCCTGCGCCGGGGGGGCCAGACGCTGGGGCTGCTCAACGCTTACTCCCGACGCAAGCGGGATCCGTTCCGGCCCCGGGACGAGAAGGCGCTGGTGGTCCTGGGGGACCGGGCCACGGCCAGCTTGGAGAACGCCCTCCTCTACGCCGACCTGGAGAGCACCTTCCGCGAGACGATCCAGGGCCTGGCACTGGCGCTGGAGACCAAGGACGCCTACACCCACGGCCACTCCGAGAACGTGACCCGGCTGGCCGTGGCCACGGCCCGGCAGATGGGCCTCGACCCGGATTTCTGCGAGACCCTACGACAGGCCGGCCTGCTGCACGACATCGGGAAGATCGGGATCTCGAGCTCCATCCTGAACAAGCCCGGCCGGCTGACGCCGGAGGAGTACGAGATCATCAAGAGCCACCCGGCCATGGGCCGGCGGATCCTGGAGCCGATCTCGTTTCTGCGGGAGGTGGTACCGATCGTGTACCATCACCACGAGCGGTTCGACGGCGAGGGCTACCCCGAGGGCCTGGCCGGCGAGGAGATCCCCCTGGCCTCCCGGGTGATGGCCGTGGCCGACACCTACGATGCCATGACCAGCGACCGGGCCTACCGCCGGGGGCTCAGCCACGACGTGGCCGTGGCCGAACTGGACCGGTGCGCCGGAACCCAGTTCGACCCCGAGTGCGTCAGGGCGTTCCTGGCGGCCCACTCCGAGCCCAACCGAAAGCCGTAG
- a CDS encoding ATP-binding protein — protein MPLTPENLSFEWVGPPCEDLLADLAAADFAGEGPSPSLVLVTEHGPAVRERVREACARYPEALVVAVGRSGAPHTAAALAAGAHEVLDPSEPPLLRGARLRGLAERVRLRQLLREQQEASGAQLAAYMAQLQASQENLRELYDELEEHTRCLHALVEAQRVFVRSQVPQEIRDHLAQALGTVLPGARSGFRPGNAGPSFEPDPGAWVEARLPVGDPEPGSCHLWVRAPEGRTFGPREKGLVELFVAQGQEALRRSRLYQALSVGKDEWERTFDAIPDTIAIVDRKFRIRRANRALARLAGVHPRELIGRPCHEVLHADPAPCGECPVPEVFERGDGTVAEREIRRGGRLFMFRACPLVDPEGRITAAVAYARDVTRERELARAVERHEKLITLGQVAAGIAHEINNPLTAVSSYAQLLEMRLQTPRDVEGARRIRQGVDRIHRLVRNLMSFVRPRDDGLYPIDLNQVVHGALSFARYDLTRDGVHLVEDLAPDLPRVLGNHEELEQVMLNLLTNARDAVAGKGTVVARTGADAHGVWFEVEDDGPGIRPEDRDRIFEPFFTTKPPGKGTGLGLFVALGIVRRHGGELLLEPRSPRGTRARVRLPVFRTQGDEAETTEDPASP, from the coding sequence ATGCCCCTCACCCCCGAGAACCTTTCGTTTGAATGGGTCGGACCGCCGTGCGAGGATCTTCTCGCGGATCTCGCGGCGGCGGACTTCGCCGGGGAGGGCCCCTCCCCTTCGCTGGTGCTGGTGACCGAGCACGGGCCGGCGGTGCGCGAGCGGGTGCGGGAGGCCTGTGCCCGTTACCCCGAGGCGCTGGTGGTGGCCGTGGGCCGATCGGGCGCTCCCCATACCGCCGCCGCGCTGGCCGCCGGGGCCCACGAGGTGCTCGACCCGTCGGAGCCTCCCCTCCTGCGGGGAGCCCGCCTCCGGGGCCTGGCCGAACGGGTGCGGCTGCGCCAGCTGCTGCGGGAGCAACAGGAGGCGAGCGGGGCCCAGCTGGCGGCCTACATGGCCCAGCTCCAGGCCAGCCAGGAGAACCTCAGGGAGCTCTACGACGAGCTCGAGGAACACACCCGCTGCCTCCACGCCCTGGTCGAGGCCCAAAGGGTGTTCGTACGCAGCCAGGTGCCCCAGGAGATCCGGGACCATCTGGCCCAGGCCCTCGGCACCGTGTTGCCGGGTGCGCGCAGCGGGTTTCGGCCCGGCAACGCCGGCCCCTCGTTCGAGCCGGACCCCGGCGCCTGGGTGGAGGCCCGCCTCCCCGTGGGAGATCCCGAGCCGGGCTCGTGCCACCTGTGGGTGCGGGCTCCCGAAGGCCGCACGTTCGGGCCCCGCGAGAAGGGTTTGGTCGAGCTGTTCGTGGCCCAGGGGCAGGAAGCCCTGCGCCGAAGCCGGCTGTACCAAGCCCTCAGCGTGGGCAAGGACGAGTGGGAGCGCACCTTCGACGCCATCCCCGACACCATTGCCATCGTGGATCGGAAGTTTCGGATCCGCCGGGCCAACCGGGCCCTGGCCCGGTTGGCCGGGGTGCACCCCCGGGAGCTGATCGGCAGACCCTGCCACGAGGTGCTCCACGCAGACCCCGCACCTTGCGGCGAGTGCCCCGTGCCCGAGGTGTTCGAGCGGGGGGACGGCACGGTGGCGGAACGGGAGATCCGGCGGGGCGGGCGGCTGTTCATGTTCCGGGCCTGCCCGTTGGTGGACCCCGAGGGCCGCATCACGGCGGCCGTGGCGTACGCCCGCGACGTCACGCGGGAGCGGGAGCTGGCCCGGGCCGTGGAGCGGCACGAGAAGCTGATCACCCTGGGCCAGGTCGCGGCCGGCATCGCCCACGAGATCAACAACCCCCTGACCGCGGTCTCCTCCTACGCCCAGCTGCTGGAGATGCGGCTCCAGACGCCCCGGGACGTGGAGGGCGCCCGCAGGATCCGCCAGGGGGTGGACCGCATCCACCGGCTCGTGCGCAACCTCATGAGCTTCGTACGCCCGCGCGACGACGGGCTCTACCCGATCGACCTCAACCAAGTGGTCCACGGGGCCCTGTCGTTCGCCCGGTACGACCTCACCCGGGACGGGGTCCACCTGGTCGAGGACCTGGCGCCCGACCTCCCCCGGGTCCTGGGAAACCACGAGGAGCTGGAGCAGGTTATGCTGAACCTGCTCACGAACGCCCGGGACGCGGTGGCCGGCAAGGGCACCGTCGTGGCCCGCACCGGGGCCGACGCGCACGGGGTGTGGTTCGAGGTGGAGGACGACGGGCCGGGGATCCGGCCCGAGGACCGGGACCGGATCTTCGAGCCGTTCTTCACCACGAAACCGCCGGGCAAGGGAACCGGCCTGGGCCTGTTCGTGGCCCTGGGCATCGTGCGGCGGCACGGGGGCGAGCTGCTCCTGGAGCCCCGATCCCCCCGGGGCACCCGGGCCCGGGTGCGCCTGCCGGTGTTCCGCACCCAAGGCGACGAGGCCGAGACGACCGAAGATCCAGCATCCCCCTGA
- the glnE gene encoding bifunctional [glutamate--ammonia ligase]-adenylyl-L-tyrosine phosphorylase/[glutamate--ammonia-ligase] adenylyltransferase: protein MSFPDPAPARPVVPANARWAAQARDVLERAGLRVDAWPAAPRTALDAAVGASPEVARWLARTPALAERLLEEDLGKVLGVDDYRRRLRPRLGTTPHPEVELRRARAREMLRIVAREAAGLAPVEETAGEVSAFAEAAVEAALERAWVEAGGAEGPPSSVVVLGMGKLGGRELNLSSDVDLVFLYDGRETRGGESAEAFFTRVVGRVVELLGRVTPEGWVFRVDLGLRPEGRSGAAAHSVENAVLYYQSWGQTWERAALMRARPVAGNRALGEAFLREVEPFVYRRSLDYTTVEDLKEMKARIDQSAARRFGGQQDLKLGRGGIREVEFFVQTFQLIHGGRTPAVRTANTLEALARLAGAGVISAETATRLGGCYRFLRSLEHAVQALRFRQTHRLPSSHEELETVARRMGFGGEEPVAALMEALEEVRTEVHGEYGRLMHGADREWGGSDDAEARALLGLTGREEALPRLQAAGFRNPTRAWEGLERLRGTGAKAPPSPRSRRILGRIGPRLLGEVRRCPDPDRALEYLAEFLAGSGARSSYLALLEENPATARLLVQLFGTSQFLSRYLVSHPELLDELVLGPGAATELSLEELSAELDEALAGQEDDEAVLDVLRRFRNAQFLRIALHDLWGGLAPEQVTRQITRVAEACLGAALAHAESRLRERHGEPRLPDGRPARFAVLGMGKLGGEEIDYHSDLDVIFVYEGAGETTGGAGRALGNAEYFARVAQRLISALATRTREGVAFRMDARLRPSGNAGPLVASLEAFAAYHREQSQTWERQALIRLRPVAGDGVLGQRVRAVADEVLYGGPPVQDPRPEIAAMRERIEREVAREERGRLDLKAGPGGLVDVEFGVQALQLLHGWRIEAARSPATLTALGALRAGGALGGADGSIWEEGYRYLRRVEARLRILSERPTDVLPSSPERMAELARGLGYPDPRSLEREVAEWRTRIRGVYERVMGADG, encoded by the coding sequence ATGAGTTTTCCCGATCCGGCCCCGGCGCGGCCGGTGGTGCCGGCGAACGCCCGATGGGCCGCGCAGGCGCGGGACGTGCTGGAGCGGGCCGGCCTGCGGGTGGACGCCTGGCCCGCCGCGCCGCGCACGGCCCTCGATGCGGCGGTGGGGGCGAGCCCCGAGGTGGCACGGTGGCTGGCCCGCACCCCGGCCTTGGCCGAGCGCCTGCTCGAGGAGGATCTCGGCAAGGTCCTGGGCGTGGACGACTACCGTCGTCGGCTGCGGCCTCGGCTGGGAACGACCCCCCACCCGGAGGTGGAGCTTCGGAGGGCCCGGGCCCGGGAGATGCTGCGCATCGTGGCGCGGGAGGCCGCCGGCCTGGCCCCGGTGGAGGAGACGGCCGGCGAGGTGAGCGCGTTCGCCGAGGCCGCGGTGGAGGCCGCCCTGGAACGGGCCTGGGTCGAGGCGGGCGGGGCCGAGGGGCCGCCGTCGTCCGTGGTGGTGCTGGGGATGGGGAAGCTGGGGGGCAGGGAGCTGAACCTCAGCTCCGACGTGGATCTGGTGTTCCTTTACGACGGCCGGGAGACGCGGGGAGGGGAGTCTGCCGAGGCGTTTTTCACCCGGGTGGTGGGCCGGGTGGTGGAGTTGCTGGGAAGGGTCACCCCCGAGGGGTGGGTGTTCCGGGTGGATCTGGGCCTGCGGCCGGAGGGACGCAGCGGGGCCGCGGCCCACTCGGTGGAGAACGCGGTCCTCTACTACCAGTCGTGGGGCCAGACGTGGGAGCGGGCGGCACTGATGCGGGCCCGGCCCGTGGCGGGCAACCGGGCGTTGGGCGAGGCGTTTCTGCGGGAGGTGGAGCCGTTCGTGTACCGCCGGAGCCTCGACTACACCACCGTGGAGGACCTCAAGGAGATGAAGGCCCGGATCGACCAGAGCGCAGCCCGGCGGTTCGGGGGCCAGCAGGACCTCAAGCTGGGCCGGGGCGGGATCCGGGAGGTGGAGTTCTTCGTCCAGACCTTCCAGCTGATCCACGGCGGGCGCACCCCGGCGGTGCGCACCGCGAACACCCTGGAGGCCCTGGCCCGATTGGCCGGGGCCGGTGTGATCTCCGCGGAGACCGCGACCCGGCTGGGGGGATGCTACCGCTTCCTCCGGAGCCTAGAGCACGCGGTGCAGGCCCTGCGGTTCCGGCAGACCCACCGGCTTCCCAGCTCCCACGAGGAGCTTGAGACGGTGGCCCGTCGGATGGGGTTCGGGGGGGAAGAGCCCGTGGCCGCCCTCATGGAGGCGCTCGAGGAGGTCCGGACCGAGGTCCACGGCGAGTACGGCCGTCTGATGCACGGGGCCGACCGGGAGTGGGGGGGAAGCGACGACGCCGAGGCCCGCGCCTTGCTCGGCCTGACCGGTCGGGAGGAGGCCCTGCCCCGGCTCCAGGCGGCAGGGTTTCGCAATCCGACGCGGGCCTGGGAGGGGCTGGAGCGGCTCCGGGGCACGGGGGCGAAGGCCCCTCCCTCTCCCCGCAGCCGGCGCATCCTGGGTCGGATCGGGCCCCGGTTGCTGGGAGAGGTGCGGCGGTGCCCGGACCCGGACCGGGCCCTGGAGTACCTGGCGGAGTTCCTGGCCGGCTCGGGGGCCCGCTCGTCGTACCTGGCGCTTCTGGAGGAGAACCCGGCCACGGCGCGTCTGCTGGTGCAGCTGTTCGGCACGAGCCAGTTCCTGTCGCGGTACCTGGTGTCCCACCCGGAGCTCTTGGACGAGCTGGTGCTGGGCCCCGGCGCCGCCACCGAGCTGTCCCTGGAGGAGCTCTCGGCCGAGCTGGACGAGGCCCTGGCCGGCCAGGAGGACGACGAGGCCGTTCTGGACGTGCTGCGCCGGTTCCGCAACGCCCAGTTCCTGCGGATCGCGCTGCACGACCTCTGGGGGGGGCTGGCGCCGGAGCAGGTGACCCGGCAGATCACCCGGGTGGCCGAGGCGTGCCTGGGAGCGGCCCTGGCCCACGCCGAGTCGAGGCTGCGGGAGCGCCACGGGGAGCCCCGGCTTCCCGACGGCCGGCCCGCCCGGTTCGCGGTGCTCGGCATGGGGAAGCTGGGGGGGGAGGAGATCGACTACCACTCGGACCTGGACGTGATCTTCGTGTACGAGGGGGCGGGCGAGACGACCGGCGGGGCGGGGAGAGCGTTGGGCAACGCCGAGTACTTCGCCCGGGTCGCCCAGCGGCTGATCAGCGCCCTGGCCACCCGGACCCGGGAGGGAGTGGCCTTCCGGATGGACGCCCGACTGCGGCCGTCGGGAAACGCCGGTCCCCTGGTGGCCTCCCTGGAGGCGTTCGCGGCCTACCATCGCGAGCAGAGCCAGACCTGGGAGAGACAGGCCCTGATCCGGCTGCGGCCGGTGGCGGGGGACGGGGTTCTGGGGCAGCGGGTCCGGGCGGTGGCGGACGAGGTGCTCTATGGCGGTCCACCGGTCCAGGACCCGCGACCCGAGATCGCGGCCATGCGGGAGCGGATCGAGCGCGAGGTGGCCCGGGAAGAGCGGGGTCGCCTGGACCTGAAGGCGGGCCCCGGGGGGCTGGTGGACGTGGAGTTCGGGGTGCAGGCCCTGCAGTTGCTGCACGGCTGGCGCATCGAGGCGGCCCGCAGCCCCGCCACCCTGACGGCCCTGGGGGCGCTGCGGGCCGGCGGGGCCCTGGGCGGGGCCGACGGCTCGATCTGGGAGGAGGGGTATCGGTACCTTCGCCGGGTGGAGGCGCGGCTCCGGATCCTCTCGGAGCGGCCCACCGACGTGTTGCCTAGCTCGCCGGAGCGGATGGCGGAGCTGGCCCGGGGCTTGGGGTATCCGGATCCCCGGTCCTTGGAGCGGGAGGTAGCTGAGTGGCGAACCCGGATCCGGGGGGTATACGAAAGGGTCATGGGTGCCGATGGGTAG
- a CDS encoding DUF4388 domain-containing protein: protein MRKRVLIVDDDPGTRELLIEMVADLEGVEVDTVTASTDEEGYQRFLEVGPDLVLLDLLLPRKGGMALLRRIRELRGGREAAVIVMSAVFREGDARTEAVGELGALDFFRKPFHLPTVRTRLRQVLIPPEGQTQVEPLFGGAKAPARDGSLAAVELPVVLRNLGRADRTVCLDLRAGRVRKTLFFRDGRVVFALSNRLTDTLSRFLLAEGVIDEDTYRDGLVAMKEQGRRMGEYLVAEGVLHPDALHSALRQNLWQKCLDVFSWTEGEFRIGPFRPPPAEIPGPPFEVDRLVWEGVLEVYPFDRITAALAPYETLPMGLRGDLFDLAARVSLERDHLQFLHLVRRRSGETLGRILADAQGENEVRILYYLLVYGYLGVAEAGGGGLDLTEFERVRRARKELDALRRRNYFQVLGVGITDNDEAVRRAYLQKAKDYHPDVLSPGEPQALRGIYGEIFRLIQTAYDAIKTEARREEYLRFLQGGEAEAKDASDILAAEGRFQEGRLLLRRRQWDEAARAFEEALSVNPDEGEYVLHLGLARLRQAVSGREGALAEAKDLFRRAAELLPGAPEPWFRLGRLAALEGRQDEARRCFQETLRRDPRHTDALRELRRMDQAAEKRRGKGLVNLFRRNSK, encoded by the coding sequence ATGCGGAAACGAGTGCTCATCGTGGACGACGATCCGGGCACCCGGGAGCTCCTGATCGAGATGGTGGCCGATCTCGAAGGGGTCGAGGTGGACACGGTGACCGCTTCCACGGACGAGGAGGGATACCAGCGGTTCCTGGAGGTGGGGCCGGACCTGGTGCTCCTGGACCTCCTGCTTCCGCGCAAAGGAGGCATGGCGCTCCTCCGCCGCATCCGGGAGCTGCGCGGCGGGCGGGAGGCGGCGGTCATCGTGATGAGTGCGGTGTTCCGGGAAGGGGACGCGCGCACGGAGGCCGTGGGGGAGCTGGGTGCTTTGGATTTCTTCCGGAAGCCGTTCCATCTGCCCACGGTGAGGACCCGGTTGCGGCAGGTGCTGATTCCGCCGGAAGGGCAGACCCAGGTGGAACCCCTGTTCGGCGGCGCAAAGGCGCCGGCCCGGGACGGGAGCCTGGCGGCGGTGGAGTTGCCGGTGGTCCTGCGCAACCTCGGCCGGGCGGACCGGACGGTGTGCCTCGACCTGAGGGCGGGCCGCGTCCGGAAGACTCTGTTCTTCCGGGACGGCAGGGTGGTGTTCGCGTTGTCGAACCGCCTGACCGACACCCTGAGCCGATTCCTCCTGGCCGAAGGGGTGATCGACGAGGACACCTACCGGGACGGCCTGGTGGCCATGAAGGAGCAGGGGCGCCGGATGGGGGAGTACCTGGTGGCGGAGGGCGTGCTGCACCCCGACGCGCTCCACAGCGCCCTCCGGCAGAACCTGTGGCAGAAATGCCTCGACGTGTTTTCGTGGACAGAAGGGGAGTTCCGGATCGGCCCGTTCCGGCCTCCACCCGCCGAGATCCCGGGCCCGCCGTTCGAGGTGGATCGTCTGGTGTGGGAGGGGGTCCTGGAGGTGTACCCCTTCGATCGGATCACGGCCGCCCTGGCCCCCTACGAAACCCTGCCCATGGGGCTGCGGGGAGACCTGTTCGACCTGGCCGCCCGGGTCAGCCTGGAGCGCGACCACCTGCAGTTCCTCCACCTGGTGCGCCGCCGCAGCGGGGAGACCCTTGGGCGGATCCTTGCGGACGCCCAGGGGGAGAACGAGGTCCGGATCCTGTACTATCTGCTCGTCTACGGCTACCTGGGAGTGGCGGAGGCCGGGGGAGGGGGGCTGGACCTGACCGAGTTCGAACGGGTCCGGCGGGCCCGGAAGGAGCTCGATGCCCTGCGGCGGCGAAACTACTTCCAGGTGTTGGGGGTGGGGATCACCGACAACGACGAGGCGGTTCGGCGGGCCTACCTGCAAAAGGCCAAGGACTACCACCCCGACGTGCTGTCGCCGGGGGAGCCCCAGGCCCTGCGGGGAATCTACGGCGAGATCTTCCGGCTGATCCAGACCGCGTACGACGCCATCAAGACCGAGGCCCGGCGGGAGGAGTACCTGCGATTCCTGCAGGGGGGGGAGGCCGAGGCCAAGGACGCATCCGACATCCTCGCCGCCGAGGGCCGGTTCCAGGAGGGGCGCCTCCTCCTGCGTCGCAGGCAGTGGGACGAGGCGGCCCGGGCCTTCGAGGAAGCCCTATCCGTGAACCCGGACGAGGGGGAGTACGTGCTTCATCTCGGGCTCGCCCGGCTGCGCCAGGCCGTGTCGGGCCGGGAGGGAGCCCTGGCCGAGGCGAAGGACCTGTTCCGCCGGGCCGCCGAGTTGCTGCCCGGGGCGCCGGAGCCGTGGTTTCGGCTGGGCCGCCTGGCGGCCCTGGAGGGGAGACAGGACGAGGCGCGCCGGTGCTTCCAGGAGACCCTGCGGCGGGATCCCCGCCACACCGACGCCCTGCGGGAGCTCCGACGGATGGACCAGGCGGCGGAGAAACGTCGGGGGAAAGGACTCGTGAACCTGTTCCGGAGGAACTCGAAATGA
- a CDS encoding multiheme c-type cytochrome, producing the protein MPDGQAGRPLRERAALIARVMVYAGVAAANVGRLDLAAGLGFLEALAAGEGVPWIAANLETRDGRRPFPAWRKVRWGGLRVGVVGVTRPEPEQDRRLGIRVADPVETLARVLPEIWAQDVDAVVLLSNLGLEREKELARRFPRIRLIVGGGTYPYLPEPPVVGGTVILHAGDRGRFLGVLETDAASLRERSAPVNRGQEGVWKARLASAEARLRKAPPDTARAVLNAWNRQAAAARATLERIRTSKVWFTHRIVPLSPDVAEIPEVASWVRRVTGRPQPPTGTRPRRVPATHTGSAGCRGCHPKVYRWWVSTRHARAYTPLRGKRPDPRCLGCHATRVVRGTGASTEPAVGCEACHGPGAKHRGAGNIVGVPPPATCRRCHRGYHPNEAFDEKAARAKIRCPKG; encoded by the coding sequence GTGCCCGACGGGCAGGCCGGTCGCCCGCTGCGGGAGCGGGCGGCCCTGATCGCGCGGGTGATGGTGTACGCCGGGGTGGCCGCCGCGAACGTCGGCCGCCTCGATCTGGCCGCGGGCCTCGGATTTCTGGAGGCCCTGGCCGCCGGCGAAGGGGTGCCCTGGATTGCGGCGAACCTGGAGACCCGGGACGGCCGGCGGCCGTTCCCTGCCTGGCGGAAGGTCCGCTGGGGGGGGCTGCGGGTGGGGGTGGTGGGGGTGACCCGGCCCGAGCCCGAACAGGACCGGCGACTGGGCATCCGGGTGGCCGATCCGGTCGAGACCCTGGCCAGGGTGCTTCCGGAGATCTGGGCCCAGGACGTGGACGCGGTGGTGCTCCTGTCGAACCTGGGGCTCGAACGGGAGAAGGAGCTGGCCCGGCGGTTCCCCCGGATCCGGCTGATCGTGGGGGGCGGGACCTATCCGTATCTGCCCGAGCCGCCGGTGGTGGGGGGCACGGTGATCCTCCACGCCGGCGACCGGGGCCGGTTCCTGGGTGTGCTGGAGACCGATGCCGCGAGCCTGCGGGAGCGGTCCGCCCCGGTGAACCGCGGTCAAGAGGGGGTGTGGAAGGCGCGGCTGGCCTCGGCCGAGGCCCGGCTCCGCAAGGCTCCCCCCGACACGGCCCGGGCCGTGCTCAACGCGTGGAACCGCCAGGCCGCGGCCGCCCGGGCCACCCTGGAGCGCATCCGCACCTCGAAGGTCTGGTTCACCCACCGGATCGTGCCGCTCTCGCCCGACGTGGCCGAGATCCCGGAGGTGGCCTCCTGGGTGCGGCGGGTGACGGGCCGCCCCCAGCCGCCGACTGGCACCCGCCCGCGCCGAGTGCCGGCCACGCACACCGGCTCGGCCGGGTGCCGGGGGTGTCACCCCAAGGTGTACCGATGGTGGGTGTCCACCCGCCACGCCCGGGCCTACACCCCCCTCAGGGGAAAGAGGCCCGACCCCCGGTGTCTGGGGTGCCACGCCACCCGCGTGGTGCGGGGCACGGGGGCATCCACCGAACCCGCCGTGGGGTGCGAGGCGTGCCACGGCCCGGGTGCGAAGCACCGGGGGGCCGGGAACATCGTGGGGGTGCCGCCACCTGCGACCTGCCGGCGCTGCCACCGCGGGTACCACCCGAACGAGGCCTTCGACGAGAAGGCGGCGAGGGCGAAAATCCGCTGCCCAAAAGGCTAG